The Chaetodon auriga isolate fChaAug3 chromosome 3, fChaAug3.hap1, whole genome shotgun sequence genome has a window encoding:
- the LOC143318527 gene encoding protein NCBP2AS2-like gives MLSRLLFNLINNLHVVEKLAESRPIRRAAQITAYAITKAQIAGRDASKRVLRSQTLRQVREEVGKVPGDMGEVGGRLRRVRDTFVNEVKEGWKDGSRQIKK, from the coding sequence ATGCTCTCTCGGCTGTTATTTAACCTCATCAACAACCTCCACGTCGTCGAGAAGTTGGCAGAATCACGGCCGATTCGCAGGGCGGCCCAGATCACAGCTTACGCCATCACCAAGGCTCAGATAGCCGGCAGAGACGCTTCGAAGCGGGTCCTGCGGTCCCAGACGCTGCGGCAGGTCCGAGAGGAGGTCGGCAAAGTCCCGGGTGATATGGGAGAGGTGGGCGGCCGCCTCCGGAGGGTCAGAGACACATTTGTGAATGAAgtgaaggagggatggaaggacGGCTCCAGACAGATCAAGAAGTAA
- the ncbp2 gene encoding nuclear cap-binding protein subunit 2 gives MSVRLNALNSDSYIDISQYRDQHFKGNRYDQEKLLKQSHTLYVGNLSFYTTEEQVHELFSKSGDVKRIIIGLDKVKKTACGFCFVEYYTRAGAENAMRFINGTRLDDRIIRTDWDAGFKEGRQYGRGKSGGQVRDEYRQDYDPARGGYGKLAQQHRPTEARSTF, from the exons ATGTCTGTGAGGTTAAACGCTTTGAATAGTGATTCTTACATTGATATTAGTCAATACAGAGACCAACATTTTAAG GGAAACCGCTATGATcaggagaagctgctgaagcagaGCCACACTTTGTATGTTGGGAATCTCTCCTTCTACACCACCGAGGAGCAG GTACATGAATTGTTTTCAAAAAGCGGGGATGTCAAGCGTATCATCATTGGTCTGGATAAAGTCAAGAAGACGGCCTGCGGATTCTGCTTTGTAGA ATACTACACACGCGCAGGTGCTGAAAATGCCATGCGCTTCATTAACGGCACACGGCTGGACGACCGTATCATCAGGACAGACTGGGATGCTGGCTTCAAGGAGGGACGGCAGTACGGCCGTGGCAAATctggaggacag GTGAGAGATGAGTACAGGCAGGACTATGACCCAGCCAGAGGCGGCTACGGTAAGCTGGCTCAGCAGCATCGACCCACAGAGGCACGTAGTACTTTTTAG
- the fkbp2 gene encoding peptidyl-prolyl cis-trans isomerase FKBP2, with protein MRVFLLLAVTVLSLSPAEVSGAEKKKLQIGIKKRVDNCPIKSRKGDVLNMHYTGKLEDGTEFDSSIPRDRPFTFTLGTGQVIKGWDQGLLGMCEGEKRKLVIPAELGYGDRGAPPKIPGGATLIFEVELLSIERRSEL; from the coding sequence ATGCGGGTGTTTCTGTTGTTGGCCGTGACTGTGCTCTCTCTGAGCCCGGCGGAAGTGAGCGGAGccgagaagaagaagctgcagatcGGCATCAAGAAACGAGTGGACAACTGTCCCATCAAGTCTCGTAAAGGAGACGTGCTGAACATGCACTACACGGGCAAGCTGGAGGACGGAACTGAATTTGACAGCAGCATTCCCCGCGACAGGCCCTTCACCTTCACCTTAGGCACAGGCCAGGTGATCAAAGGGTGGGACCAGGGCCTGCTGGGCATGTGCGAGGGCGAGAAGAGAAAGCTGGTCATCCCCGCCGAGCTGGGCTACGGAGACCGGGGAGCTCCTCCGAAGATCCCCGGAGGAGCGACGCTCATCTTCGAAGTGGAACTGCTCAGCATCGAGAGGAGATCCGAACTTTGA